The proteins below come from a single Mercenaria mercenaria strain notata chromosome 3, MADL_Memer_1, whole genome shotgun sequence genomic window:
- the LOC123525895 gene encoding alpha-1,3/1,6-mannosyltransferase ALG2-like, with product MPKVVFLHPDLGIGGAEKAVVDAALALKSRGHEVEFVTAHHDPSHCFKETRDGSFKVTVAGDWLPRSILGRFYAVCTYVRMVYAAVYLVFFSDIAFDIVFCDQISACVPILKCSKGKVLFYCHFPDMLLAKRDTLLKRIYRAPIDLLEEWTTGMAHVILVNSKFTASVFQNTFMSLGKCKPSVLYPIPDFTAFNKPVDEPVDDLLPSNKKLVFLSINRYERKKNLSLAIQAFGQLKDKISKSEGDRIHLIMAGGYDERVTENKEHYLELRRLCDKLGINEDVTFLRSISDMQKRVLLENCDCLIYTPDKEHFGIVPIEAMYMKCPVIACSSGGPLETVVDGKTGYLREGLPDQFAEAMERIVCDPKSAEKLGEAGKKHVEEKFSFRAFTDQLNTVITDLVK from the exons ATGCCAAAAGTTGTCTTTTTGCACCCAGATCTGGGTATTGGTGGAGCTGAAAAGGCCGTTGTAGATGCGGCGCTTGCATTAAAGTCTCGGGGTCATGAAGTTGAGTTTGTGACAGCTCATCACGACCCTAGCCACTGCTTCAAAGAAACTCGCGATGGCAGTTTTAAAGTTACTGTTGCGGGTGACTGGTTACCAAGAAGTATTTTAGGACGTTTTTATGCTGTTTGTACATATGTACGCATGGTGTATGCAGCAGTATATCTGGTTTTCTTCAGTGACATTGCTTTTGATATTGTTTTCTGTGACCAAATATCAGCATGTGTGCCAATACTGAAATGTTCAAAAGGAAAAGTGTTATTTTACTGCCATTTTCCTGACATGTTACTTGCCAAGAGGGACACTCTTTTGAAAAGAATCTACAGAGCGCCTATAGACTTGTTAGAGGAATGGACAACTGGGATGGCACACGTTATTCTTGTGAACAGTAAATTTACTG CATCTGTCTTCCAAAACACATTTATGTCACTGGGCAAATGTAAACCATCAGTCCTGTATCCTATACCGGACTTCACAGCATTCAATAAGCCAGTGGATGAACCTGTCGATGATCTTCTACCCAGCAATAAAAAACTTGTATTCCTGTCTATCAACAGATATGAACGCAAGAAAAATTTATCACTGGCAATACAAGCGTTTG GACAACTGAAGGATAAGATCTCAAAATCTGAAGGCGACAGGATTCATTTGATAATGGCGGGTGGTTACGATGAAAGAGTTACTGAAAACAAGGAGCATTATCTAGAGCTTAGACGTCTGTGTGATAAATTAGGTATCAATGAAGATGTGACATTCCTACGTTCCATTAGTGACATGCAGAAACGAGTACTGCTCGAAAACTGTGATTGTTTAATATACACGCCAGATAAGGAACATTTTGGCATAGTGCCAATAGAAGCTATGTATATGAAATGTCCAGTTATTGCTTGCAGTAGTGGTGGTCCACTAGAAACAGTTGTTGATGGAAAAACAGGATACCTTCGGGAAGGACTTCCTGACCAATTTGCAGAAGCAATGGAAAGAATAGTGTGTGATCCAAAATCTGCCGAAAAACTAGGCGAGGCAGGAAAGAAACATGTTGAGGAGAAATTTTCATTCAGGGCATTTACAGACCAACTAAATACAGTTATTACTGATTTAGTTAAATAA